One genomic region from Rosa rugosa chromosome 1, drRosRugo1.1, whole genome shotgun sequence encodes:
- the LOC133725293 gene encoding NADP-dependent malic enzyme: MISLNRSCFLSNGGISGNCSPFSQGQKRRSASLKVVAVGTNAARKGERNGSIVMENAAKEVVELKSTVHGGDKDVYGEDTASEDQPVTPWSVSVASGYNLIRDPHHNKGLAFSEKERDAHYMRGLLPPVVISQELQVKKMINAIRQYQVPLQKYIAMMDLQERNQKLFYKLLIEHVEELLPVVYTPTVGEACQKYGSIFQRPQGLFISLKEKGKILEVLRNWPEKNIQVIVVTDGERILGLGDLGCHGMGIPVGKLSLYTALGGVRPSACLPVTIDVGTNNEKLLDDEFYIGLRQKRATGQEYAELLQEFMTAVKQNYGEKVLVQFEDFANHNAFDLLSKYGATHLVFNDDIQGTASVVLAGLLSSLKLVGGSLADHTFLFLGAGEAGTGIAELIALEISKQTNAPLEETRKKVWLVDSKGLIVSSRLESLQHFKKPWAHEHEPIKTLAEAVNAIKPTVLIGTSGVGRTFTKEVVEAMATNNERPIILALSNPTSQSECTAEEAYTWTQGRAIYCSGSPFPPVEYEGKVYTPGQSNNAYIFPGFGLGLLMSGTIRVHDDMLLAASEALASQVSQEDFDKGLIYPPFTNIREISAHIAAKVAAKSYELGLATRLPQPKDLFQYAESCMYSPNYRSFR; the protein is encoded by the exons ATGATCTCGCTGAATAGAAGCTGCTTCCTG AGCAACGGGGGCATTTCTGGGAATTGTAGCCCGTTCTCTCAGGGGCAGAAGAGGCGGTCGGCTTCGCTGAAAGTGGTGGCTGTAGGGACGAACGCCGCCAGGAAAGGCGAACGAAACGGCAGCATAGTGATGGAGAACGCAGCAAAAGAAGTTGTTGAGCTGAAATCTACCGTCCATGGTGGGGACAAAGACGTGTATGGTGAGGATACTGCCAGCGAGGACCAACCTGTCACGCCCTGGAGTGTGTCTGTTGCAAG TGGTTATAATTTGATACGAGATCCACACCACAACAAAGGTCTTGCCTTCTCTGAAAAGGAGAGAGATGCCCACTACATGCGTGGTCTTCTTCCCCCAGTTGTTATTTCTCAAGAACTTCAG GTGAAGAAAATGATAAACGCCATCCGCCAGTATCAAGTTCCCCTGCAGAAGTATATAGCCATGATGGATCTTCAG GAAAGAAACCAGAAGCTATTCTACAAGCTTCTTATTGAGCATGTTGAGGAATTACTCCCAGTTGTTTATACTCCAACTGTCGGTGAAGCTTGCCAGAAATATGGAAGCATCTTCCAGCGTCCCCAGGGTCTATTCATAAGTTTGAAAGAAAA GGGAAAGATTCTTGAAGTGTTGCGGAACTGGCCAGAGAAGAATATTCAAGTCATTGTTGTCACTGATGGAGAGCGTATCCTAGGGCTGGGGGATCTTGGCTGCCAT GGGATGGGTATACCTGTTGGCAAACTTTCTCTATATACGGCACTTGGAGGAGTTCGTCCATCTGCT TGCTTGCCTGTAACCATTGATGTGGGTACAAACAATGAGAAGCTGTTGGATGATGAGTTCTACATAGGGCTCAGGCAAAAGAGGGCAACTGGGCAG GAATACGCAGAACTCCTTCAAGAATTCATGACTGCTGTGAAGCAGAATTATGGAGAGAAAGTTCTTGTTCAG TTTGAGGACTTTGCAAACCACAATGCTTTTGATCTTCTTTCGAAGTATGGTGCAACTCATCTTGTTTTTAATGATGATATTCAG GGGACAGCATCTGTGGTCCTTGCAGGACTCTTGTCATCTTTGAAGTTAGTAGGGGGATCCTTGGCTGATCACACATTTTTATTCCTTGGTGCTGGAGAG GCTGGCACTGGCATAGCGGAGCTCATAGCCCTTGAAATATCTAAGCAG ACAAATGCCCCACTGGAAGAAACTCGCAAGAAGGTTTGGCTTGTGGACTCGAAG GGATTGATTGTCAGTTCCCGGTTGGAATCACTCCAACATTTTAAGAAGCCTTGGGCTCATGAACATGAACCAATCAAGACACTTGCAGAAGCTGTTAAT GCAATCAAGCCAACGGTGTTGATTGGAACGTCAGGAGTAGGAAGAACATTTACTAAAGAAGTGGTTGAGGCTATGGCCACCAACAATGAG AGACCCATTATTCTTGCTCTCTCCAACCCAACATCACAATCTGAGTGTACTGCTGAAGAAGCATATACATGGACACAG GGTCGTGCCATTTACTGTAGTGGAAGCCCATTCCCACCAGTTGAATACGAGGGAAAGGTTTACACTCCTGGCCAG TCGAATAATGCCTACATCTTCCCTGGATTTGGTCTCGGTTTATTGATGTCTGGTACCATTCGTGTTCATGATGACATGCTTCTGGCAGCCT CGGAAGCTTTGGCTTCACAGGTATCCCAGGAAGATTTTGACAAGGGACTTATATACCCTCCATTTACAAACATCAGAGAGATTTCAGCACATATTGCTGCTAAAGTAGCTGCTAAATCATATGAACTTG GTTTGGCTACACGCCTCCCCCAGCCAAAGGATCTGTTCCAGTATGCTGAAAGCTGTATGTACAGCCCAAACTACCGAAGTTTCCGGTGA
- the LOC133725294 gene encoding transcription factor MYBS3, protein MTRRCSHCSNNGHNSRTCPSRGGGGGSSSCSSGAGGGVKLFGVRLTDGSFIKKSASMGNLSTMASHYQSSSPNPDSPPGYDPPLHDPVHVREGYLSDDPAHASSSTNRRGDRKKGVPWTEEEHRMFLIGLQKLGKGDWRGIARNYVTTRTPTQVASHAQKYFIRQSNSTRRKRRSSLFDMAPDMAMDPPHMPEEQALLPSCQEERESEDSKPSLNLSLGSECSRPMESTQEEKVIIEPDNQPVMGLNGYLNGYPPVFPGFIPAYLPYPYPVWPSAGPLIIENGGEASHFPQVLKPVPMLPKEPVNVDALVGMSQLSLVEAESLQSNPSPLSLTSLGEPSRQSAFHPNAPASEPDLSKGKTSAIQAV, encoded by the exons ATGACTCGGCGCTGTTCCCACTGCAGCAACAACGGCCACAACTCCCGCACGTGCCCCTCGCGTGGCGGAGGTGGCGGCTCCTCCTCCTGCTCTTCTGGAGCGGGCGGCGGCGTGAAGCTCTTCGGCGTTAGGCTGACGGATGGCTCCTTCATTAAGAAGAGCGCTAGCATGGGCAATTTGTCCACTATGGCCTCGCACTACCAATCCTCGTCTCCCAACCCGGACTCTCCTCCCGGCTACGACCCGCCGCTCCACGACCCGGTTCATGTCCGCGAAGGTTACTTGTCGGACGACCCGGCCCATGCCTCCTCCTCCACCAATCGCCGTGGAGATCGtaaaaaag GAGTTCCATGGACAGAAGAGGAGCATCGAATGTTCTTAATTGGTCTTCAAAAATTGGGGAAAGGAGACTGGCGCGGGATAGCGCGAAATTATGTAACGACTAGGACTCCTACTCAGGTGGCAAGCCATGCCCAGAAGTATTTTATCCGGCAGAGTAATTCTACCAGAAGAAAGAGACGGTCCAGTCTCTTTGACATGGCCCCTGACATG GCCATGGATCCACCTCACATGCCAGAAGAACAAGCTTTGCTGCCTTCTTGTCAGGAGGAAAGAGAATCTGAAGATTCAAAACCTTCATTAAATCTTTCCCTTGGTTCAGAATGCAGCAGACCTATGGAAAGCACACAAGAAGAAAAAGTGATTATAGAACCCGATAATCAGCCGGTAATGGGATTGAATGGGTACCTGAATGGTTACCCGCCAGTTTTTCCCGGCTTCATCCCAGCGTATTTGCCTTATCCTTATCCTGTATGGCCAAGTGCAGGTCCTCTGATAATAGAAAACGGAGGCGAGGCTTCTCATTTTCCGCAGGTCTTAAAGCCAGTTCCTATGCTtcccaaggaacctgtcaacgTTGATGCTCTAGTAGGTATGTCTCAGCTCAGTCTAGTAGAGGCCGAGAGTCTCCAAAGCAATCCTTCCCCTCTCTCTCTGACATCATTAGGAGAGCCGTCAAGGCAGTCGGCATTTCACCCAAATGCTCCGGCCAGTGAACCAGACTTAAGCAAGGGCAAGACCAGTGCCATCCAAGCAGTCTGA